The Cyclobacterium amurskyense genome contains the following window.
AAATTTGGCTTTGACCCTGGAAATGTTGTCTTTGTAGACATATCATAACCAATCCAAAGCATTATAACTAAAAATATAAGTCCAAAAATCAAAAAAACCAGCTTGTTCCTATTCATAATTGCATCAAATTTTATATTTAATTCAAATCAAGAATCTCAAAAAATAGTTCCATGGAGGCTTATACTTTTAAAGTACTAAATGCCGTTGTATTATGAGATATAAGCAGAACGAAAAATAGACTGTAAGCCACAAAAATTAACATTTATCTGAAAAAAAAAATAATTATTTGTTAAATTTAAGTTTTCCAGCTCTATTTTTGCGTTGGACTATGATACTTATAGTTCATTGTTTAAATTTACGTTTATCAACCTATTTCATAAAACCTACTGTATGTACAAACAGATCAAACCAGATATGATCTATCATTATTTCGATCAGGATATTGAACTTATCCATGAAATTATAGAATTGGTTTTGGAACTGAACGTACAAGATTTGAAAAATCTGATGCCCTTATATGAAGAGGGTCAAATTAGTATAATCAAAAAGAAGTTTCATAAATCTAAGCCCGTCTTCAGTTTATTGGGGGCTAATAATTTAAATAAAAGCATTTCAGCACTGGAATATGACATTAATGATCAATTTCTAGAAAAGTATCCTTTTTTACTTAAAAACCTGAATGAGCTTGAAGAAGACCTTAACTCTTTTCTAAAAAGGTCTCATCATTAATTGGCATTAACTGCCTCCTACTTTTCCTGATTTTTTCATCGTCTATTACATTAAAAACCTTAGACCAATATGCTTAAAATGATTAAGTCATCATTCTCTTCTCGATCACAATTTTTTATCTTTAGTATTTCCATTCTGCTGACAATTTCCTGTTTACCCCAAAAGCATAAACTAGGTTTATTGGGTGAAAAAGCCATGGTGGTCAGTGCTCATCCTTTGGCTTCTGAGGTAGGTAAAGACATTCTCTTACTAGGGGGAAATGCTGTAGATGCGGCTATTGCCGTCCATATGGCACTGGCCGTGGTGTACCCACAAGCGGGAAATTTAGGTGGCGGTGGATTTATGGTAATCCGAGAAAAATATGGTGAGGTCCATTCACTTGATTACAGGGAAAAAGCACCTCTAGCAGCAAGCAGAGACATGTACCTAGATGCACAAGGTAACCCTCAACCTGAAATAAGCCAAAATGGTCACTTGGCTTCAGGAGTACCTGGATCTGTAGATGGAATGGTAAAAGCCCATGAGAAATTCGGATCACTTCCGTGGAGTGCATTGATAAACCCTGCCATTGTCTTGGCTGAGGATGGCTTTAATTTGACAGAGGTGGAAGCAAATTTTCTCTCTTCCTATTCCGGAAATTTAAAAAAATATTCTACCATAGACCCTGTACATTATACAGGTAAAGTATTCAAAACAGGTGATAAATTGGTTCAAAAAGAACTTGCCAATACGCTTAAATTGATTCGAGACCATGGTCGTGAAGGATTCTATGCTGGTGAGGTAGCTGACCATTTAGTCGCAGAAATGAGAAGGGGTGGGGGCTTAATAAGCCATGAGGACCTTGAGAAATACCAAAGCATATGGAGAAAACCGCTAACTGGAAATTATAAAGATTACCGCATAATTACCATGGGCCCTCCTAGTGGTGGAGGAATTATTCTGCTTCAGATGCTAGGCATACTTGAAAACCATAAAATCTCTAAAAACAAGTTCAGTGATTACCTTCATCTGAAAACAGAAATGGAGCGCAGAATTTATGCCGATCGGGCTGAATACATGGCCGATGCTGATTTTTATCCGGTCCCAGTTGAGCAGTTGGTAACTGATAAATATTTGAAGGAAAGGTTTCAAAATTTCAACCCAGATAAGGCCACACCTTCAACGGAAATCAAAGCAGGTGACCTTCTTCAAGAGAGCGAGGAAACCACCCATTTTTCAATTGTTGACCAGGAAGGCAATGCTGTATCAAGTACAACTACCCTAAACGGAAATATGGGATCGAAAGTCCTAGTAGCCGGAGCTGGCTTTATCTTAAACAATGAGATGGATGATTTTTCTATAAAACCTGGTTTTCCTAACATGTTTGGTGTTCTCGGAGGCGAAGCGAACAAAGTAGAGCCAGAAAAAAGGATGCTTAGCTCCATGAGCCCCACCATTTTGGAAAAAAACGGCAAATTATTCATGGTTGTCGGGACGCCTGGTGGCTCCACTATTCCTACCTCAGTTTTTCAGGCCATAGTAAATGTGATCGAATTTGACATGGGAATGCAGGAATCAGTCAATGAAAACCGCTTTCATAGCCAATGGAAACCGGATTGGATAAGCTATGAAAAAGGGTATTCAAACGAGGCCATTATGAAGGAGCTAAGGGCTAAAGGCCATGAGCTTAAAGAGCGAAATTCTATTGGAAAGGTTGATGCCATCCTGGTTCGAGAAGATGGGACCCTGGAAGCTGGGGCTGATTACAGAGGTATGGATTCGGCTGCAGGTTTTTAGGTTACAATGAAATCATTTTTTGGTCTCACACATCCTCACAAAATGAGGACTTGTTCCAGGTATACGCTCAATTATTTTTCTAGCCTCCAAATCCAGCTTTACTGAAACGAGGTACCAAGGAACCGAACCATCAAAACTATCCTTCAATGTAGCGATGGCTAATTCATTAAGTTCCTTATAAGAAATCTCATTTCTTTCCTCAAGGGTTTTAAGTATAAATGCTCTAATTACATTGTATTTAGAAACCAAAATATTAACCCCTTTCTTGCCTTCTGGGTGCAAAGTCAATAGCCTGTCTTTCATATAGATTCAGTTGATTTTTTTAATTCTATTCTTGAAGAAACAATACCGACAAAGTTATTTAAATTTCATTTCCCACTTTCATAGGTTTAACCCCCTATCTTAGGTTTTTAAGGCTCTTTAAAACTGATGTTTAATAGGGCTAAAGTATTGCCTAAATTCAATCCTCAACTGGTTTCATCAGGATTTGATTGTTCTATTTTTTCTTCGGATATAAGTATTATTCTTTTAGTAAATCTTTAATTGCCTTCATCAATACACCTTCCACTTCAGGAGCAACATTTGATGCGCGTTCACTGACCTCATATCCTCCTTTTTCATAGGCCAAAGTAGTTCCTATATAACCTGGACCAAGATCACCATAGGCGGCCATAGTTACAAACAGGTCCGGACGTTCGGCTTTAGCCGCAAGCTGATACTCAACAAATAGCTCTCCAGGCATATGTAAAAGTCTTGCATCATTAAGGCTAAGACACATGACATCCAGGGTTTTTCCAGCTTGTGACCTGCGCAACCAAGCCATTTTACGTGCATTCCCGCTACTTTTCTTTAATAATTCATCACTTTTCTTTAACTCTTCTTGCATTTTGTACAAGTATTTTGCCGGAGGTAGGGCCACTTTCTCCACAGTCCAAGAAACCCTTGCGGTTGTTATTGGTTCTCGCT
Protein-coding sequences here:
- the ggt gene encoding gamma-glutamyltransferase, with the protein product MIKSSFSSRSQFFIFSISILLTISCLPQKHKLGLLGEKAMVVSAHPLASEVGKDILLLGGNAVDAAIAVHMALAVVYPQAGNLGGGGFMVIREKYGEVHSLDYREKAPLAASRDMYLDAQGNPQPEISQNGHLASGVPGSVDGMVKAHEKFGSLPWSALINPAIVLAEDGFNLTEVEANFLSSYSGNLKKYSTIDPVHYTGKVFKTGDKLVQKELANTLKLIRDHGREGFYAGEVADHLVAEMRRGGGLISHEDLEKYQSIWRKPLTGNYKDYRIITMGPPSGGGIILLQMLGILENHKISKNKFSDYLHLKTEMERRIYADRAEYMADADFYPVPVEQLVTDKYLKERFQNFNPDKATPSTEIKAGDLLQESEETTHFSIVDQEGNAVSSTTTLNGNMGSKVLVAGAGFILNNEMDDFSIKPGFPNMFGVLGGEANKVEPEKRMLSSMSPTILEKNGKLFMVVGTPGGSTIPTSVFQAIVNVIEFDMGMQESVNENRFHSQWKPDWISYEKGYSNEAIMKELRAKGHELKERNSIGKVDAILVREDGTLEAGADYRGMDSAAGF
- a CDS encoding DUF6958 family protein, producing the protein MKDRLLTLHPEGKKGVNILVSKYNVIRAFILKTLEERNEISYKELNELAIATLKDSFDGSVPWYLVSVKLDLEARKIIERIPGTSPHFVRMCETKK